The following are encoded in a window of Podospora pseudoanserina strain CBS 124.78 chromosome 6, whole genome shotgun sequence genomic DNA:
- a CDS encoding hypothetical protein (EggNog:ENOG503NXGW; COG:B): protein MHLQRLPKSRAPGQETVPPLTAPSFPLDLSFSDPTNLFFPALTATIPESAATPLTGAMKTAKPPASENGGSSRRAQPLRQTRMVNRGNSSSSLIANAPAQPIDIFPGLNHFTDAISALPKEIVRHFTLLKEVDAKIFNNEDKLFDNIRRALDTPPPVDPFPSSNDAHNNHIPESAPMSAQNSSSGVPPSASASTIPSATGPLNSASEARRRIFKETNLKVQEMMVALEEKNHVLLTANDALEKQMKRIESVWPNLESEFSEEAKWGSANHWAYDDVRKAQQQAKSNDKAERSRREGAAALSAAAQHVNAEEAAARSNDRKQAVAAKKNAKGQAGEGDADKTSEPAKKTQGPKSRKAPAEAATPVGLGITTGAPAGSAPAKRRKVETAKANGAAPMERAMSSVFGNSTVKPKTTSPRETPVPESGPKKRKALPTSSGQAKKRTNNAAAMSPSMASSPVIAAFPDTMKGSRASPIPTAIVPPRPTSSRARQNSTQLNPEVVRQRAASVASTKPNGNAPDTPNLSQFGEGPKISMETKVQKETPIPAPTPKLEPLRTETEIPPPVLEPLHNGNNRKEAITKAPVTAAATVAPSEEKPEPKKEKEKEVVASPAIQPTPISTVKTKSGRASKPSTPSLGTFAEATSIVSAAPTEKQTAASRSRPSRNTSETASATDKDKNNGSSISASTTTTSKRSHKKGASISAAAAALAQASSGPNSAKASSNGGSITSEDNIKGSRGTAQHQHPPQSTQEDDDEDEPDGDEPRYCKCNGVSYGEMVGCDGVGCPREWFHLECVGLKIAPKANAKWYCDECKERLKKR from the exons ATGCACCTCCAAAGGTTACCAAAATCCAGGGCTCCCGGCCAGGAAACCGTCCCTCCGCTAACCGCTCCCAGCTTCCCTCTGGACCTCTCTTTCAGCGACCCTACCAATCTTTTTTTCCCAGCACTCACTGCCACGATCCCTGAATCTGCAGCAACACCATTGACGGGCGCCATGAAGACGGCCAAACCTCCTGCGTCTGAGAACGGCGGCAGCAGTCGCAGAGCGCAGCCCCTCCGTCAGACGCGCATGGTCAATCGCGGCaactcctcgtcgtcgctcATCGCAAATGCTCCAGCACAGCCCATCGACATTTTCCCTGGCCTCAACCACTTTACCGATGCCATCAGCGCCCTTCCCAAGGAGATAGTCCGTCACTTCACCCTTTTGAAAGAGGTCGACGCCAAAATCTTCAACAACGAGGACAAGCTCTTCGATAACATCCGCCGTGCTCTCGATACCCCGCCTCCGGTCGACCCATTCCCGTCGTCCAATGATGCGCACAATAATCACATTCCCGAGTCGGCGCCCATGAGCGCtcagaacagcagcagcggagTGCCACCCTCTGCGTCCGCCTCCACGATACCTTCTGCCACTGGCCCTCTCAATTCCGCGAGCGAGGCGCGCCGTCGGATATTCAAAGAAACAAACCTCAAGGTTcaagagatgatggtggcttTGGAGGAGAAAAACCACGTTCTTTTGACTGCCAATGATGCCCTCGAAAAGCAAATGAAACGAATTGAATCCGTGTGGCCAAATCTCGAGAGCGAATTCAGCGAGGAGGCCAAATGGGGCAGCGCTAACCATTGGGCCTACGACGATGTTCGGAAAGCACAACAGCAGGCCAAGTCCAACGACAAGGCTGAGCGATCACGCCGGGAAGGGGCTGCTGCTCTGTCAGCTGCTGCCCAGCATGTGAACgctgaggaggcggcggctcGGAGCAACGACCGAAAACAAGCAGTcgccgccaagaagaacgCGAAGGGACAAGCAGGTGAAGGCGATGCGGACAAGACGAGTGAGCCAGCCAAGAAGACACAGGGACCCAAATCTCGCAAAGCGCCTGCGGAGGCGGCGACTCCTGTCGGCCTCGGTATCACCACGGGCGCGCCGGCTGGCTCTGCTCCGGCCAAAAGACGCAAAGTTGAGACTGCTAAGGCGAACGGGGCAGCTCCTATGGAGCGCGCCATGAGCTCGGTGTTTGGTAATAGCACCGTGAAGCCAAAGACGACCAGCCCCCGAGAGACTCCCGTGCCTGAAAGCGGTCCTAAGAAGCGCAAGGCGCTCCCAACATCGAGTGGGCAGGCAAAGAAAAG AACGAATAATGCTGCCGCTATGTCCCCGTCCATGGCCTCGTCGCCTGTCATCGCAGCATTCCCTGATACAATGAAAGGCAGCCGAGCCTCACCGATCCCGACAGCCATTGTTCCTCCCAGGCCAACGTCTTCTCGTGCCCGTCAGAACTCTACACAACTAAATCCCGAAGTTGTGAGGCAAAGAGCTGCTTCGGTAGCGTCCACCAAGCCAAATGGAAATGCTCCGGATACGCCAAATCTCAGCCAGTTTGGCGAAGGACCCAAAATAAGCATGGAAACAAAAGTACAGAAGGAGACACCCATACCTGCTCCTACCCCCAAGTTGGAGCCGCTGAGGACAGAGACCGAGATTCCGCCACCAGTACTGGAACCCCTACACAACGGCAATAACAGAAAAGAAGCCATCACAAAGGCACCGGTAACAGCAGCGGCCACAGTAGCACCCTCCGAAGAGAAGCCTGAaccaaagaaagaaaaggagaaggaagtGGTAGCTTCGCCCGCCATTCAGCCGACCCCTATAAGTACTGTCAAGACCAAGAGCGGGCGCGCAAGCAAGCCTTCCACCCCGTCTCTAGGCACCTTTGCCGAGGCAACCTCGATAGTCTCTGCAGCCCCAACAGAAAAGCAGACGGCGGCGTCCCGCTCCCGACCATCTAGGAATACCTCGGAAACAGCGAGCGCAACAGATAAGGACAAGAACAACGGGAGCAGCATATCCGCGAGCACAACGACGACTTCCAAGCGGAGCCATAAGAAGGGTGCTTCCATCTCTGCTGCAGCGGCAGCTCTTGCCCAGGCATCATCCGGTCCCAACTCTGCCAAGGCTTCATCCAACGGCGGCAGTATCACAAGTGAAGACAACATCAAAGGCAGTAGGGGAACTgctcagcatcagcacccTCCGCAGAGTACTcaagaagacgatgatgaggacgaacCAGATGGGGACGAACCAAGGTACTGCAAGTGCAACGGCGTTAGTTATGGCGAAATGGTGGGCTGTGACGGGGTGGGCTGCCCGAGAGAGTGGTTTCATCTAGAGTGCGTGGGGTTGAAAATTGCACCCAAAGCCAATG CAAAATGGTATTGCGACGAATGCAAGGAGcggttgaagaagagataA